One Thioclava sp. ES.031 genomic window, TGACGCTCTGCGGGGTCGCGGTGCCGCATGACAAGAAGCTCAAGGGTCATTCCGATGCCGATGTGGGCATGCATGCGCTGACCGATGCGATCTATGGCGCGCTGGCCGAGGGCGATATCGGGCGGCATTTCCCGCCATCGGACCCGCAATGGAAAGGCGCCGCGTCGGAGATTTTCCTCGATCACGCGGTGAAACTGGCCGAGACGCGGGGCTTTCGTCTGGGCAATGCCGATGTCACGCTGATCTGCGAGCGCCCCAAGATCGGCCCGCATGCCGCTGAAATGGCGCAGGCTCTGGCCCGCATCATCGGGATCGAGCCGGGCCGGATCTCGGTCAAGGCCACTACCTCGGAGCGTCTGGGTTTCACCGGACGCGAGGAAGGCATCGCCGCCATCGCCACTGCCACATTGATCAAGGAGTAACCCCATGCTGCGCGCCATCAACACGGTCGGATTTGTCGGCTTGCTGAAACCCGCGCCGGGCACCTGGGGCTCGCTGGTCGCGGTGCTGATCGGCTGGGCGATCGAGCATTGGCTGGGCTTCATCCCGCTGGTGATCGCCACCATTGCGGTCACCGCGCTTGGCTTCTGGTCGGTGCGCGCGCAGCTGGGCGACAGCGAAGACGACCCCTCCGAGATCGTGATCGACGAGGTGGCGGGCCAATGGGTGGCGCTCCTATTCCCGGCCTTCGGCTTCTGGCAGCGAGGTCTCTCCACCGGGGTCGATCTACATATGGTCTGGCCCGGCCCGGTCGCGGCGTTCCTGCTGTTTCGGCTGTTCGACATCTGGAAGCCGTGGCTCGTGGGTCGCGCCGATCGCCGCCATGACGCGACGGGCGTGATGCTCGACGACATCTGGGCCGGGGTCTTCGCCGGGATCGTGTCGATCATCCTCGCAGGTCTCTACCACATCGTCTTTCTGGGCATGATGGGATGAGCCGCGCGTCGGACGTTCTCGATGCCTGCAAGGCGCGCGGCCTGATGGTCGCGACCGCTGAGAGCTGCACCGGCGGCATGGTCGCCGCAGCGCTCACCGATATTCCGGGATCCTCGGCGGTGGTGGAGCGCGGCTTCGTCACCTACACCAATGACGCCAAACGCGAGATGCTGGGCGTCAGCGCGGAAAGCCTCGACACCCATGGCGCGGTCTCGGAGCCTGTCGCGCGCGAGATGGCCGAGGGCGCGCTGAGCCACTCCCACGCCCAGATCGCGGTCGCGATCACCGGCATCGCGGGCCCCGGTGGATCGGTGTTCAAACCCGAGGGCCGCGTCTGTTTCGGCCTTGCCCGCGAGGGCACCGAAAGCCGGGTCGAGACGGTCGAATTCGGTGCGCTCGGCCGCGACAAGGTGCGCGAAGCGGCCCGCGATCACGCGCTCGCCCTGCTGTTGTCCGCGGCGCAAGCCTGACTCTTTTTCGCCTACGCATCGGGCATACCCGTCCCGTATCGCTTATTTTTCGCGCAGTTCCAAAAGTGACGCGCGAATAGGCGGGTTTTGCACCAAATGTCTCTTTATTGCGCGCCGTGCTTATGGCCCCTGCCCTCCAGAGGGAATTTCGAGGAGGATTTGTCCAGATGGAAGCGGGGATGAACGCGGCCGATACCGCGTGGATCATGGTGGCGACGGCGCTGGTTTTGCTGATGACGCTGCCGGGGCTGGCGCTGTTTTACGGCGGGCTCGTGCGGGCGCGCAACGTGCTGTCGATCTTCATGCAGTGTTTCTCGATCGCGGCGCTGATGAGCGTGCTGTGGCTGCTGTTCGGCTATTCGATCGCCTTCGGGGACGCCAATGGCTATTGGGGCGGTTTGGGTAAATTCGCGCTGCTGGGCATCACGCCCGATACGCTGTCGGGCTCAATCCCCGAGATCGTCTTCTTCGGCTTCCAGATGACCTTCGCGATCATCACCCCCGCGCTGATCGTCGGCGCCTTCGTGGAGCGGATCAACTACGGCTTCGTGATGGTCTTCACCGGCCTTTGGATGCTGCTGATCTACGCGCCCGTCGCGCATTGGATCTGGGGCGGCGGTATCATGGCTGATGGCGGCATCTGGGGCGCGGTCGGCACCAAGGATTTCGCGGGCGGCATCGTGGTGCACGAAACCGCGGGTCTCGCGGCCCTCGTGCTGGCGCTGATGATCGGCCCGCGCGCCAAGCGCACCACGCCGCCGCATAACCCGGGCATGGTCGCGATGGGCGCAGGGCTCCTGTGGGTCGGCTGGTTCGGCTTCAACGGCGGTTCGGAGCTGGCCGCCGATGGTGTGGCCGGCATGGCGATCACCGTCACCCATATCTCCGCCGCCGCCGCCTCGCTCAGCTGGGCGCTGTGGGAGCGCATCAAGTTCGGCCGCGCCTCGATGGTGGGCCTCGTGACCGGCACGATCGCGGGTCTGGCCTCGATCACCCCGGCCTCGGGCTTCGTGGGTCCGATCGAAGCGCTGGTGATCGGCTTCGCCGCCGGGATCATCTGTCAGGAATTCGTCGTGCTGATCCGCGAGAAGCTGCATGTCGACGACAGCCTCGACGTCTTCGCAGTCCACGGCGTGGGCGGCATCTTCGGCACGATCATGATCGCGGTCTTCGGCCATGGCTCCTTTGTCGCGCAGCTTGGCGCGCTGGCCGTGGTCGGCGTCTTCACCGTCGCGGGCAGCTGGGTTCTGGCGATGCTGGTGCGGCTCGTCTTCCCGCTGCGGGTGAGCGACGAGCACGAGACCAACGGGCTGGACCTGTCCACCCATGGCGAGCGTGCCTATGACATGAACTCCTGATCGCAGGGGTTTGACCCGAAATGGAAAAGGCCGCCCCTGTGGGCGGCCTTTTTCGTGGCACCAGAGGCGAGATGCCCTCAGCCCTTCGGCCCGTACAATTCCTCGGCGCGTTTCTCGAAGGCGCGCACGATCCGCTGCATCGCCTCGTTGAAGACGACCCCGATCACGCCCTGCAGGATCGCGTTCTTGAACTCGAAATCGACATGGAAATCGACCTCGCAGGAGCCGTCGTCGCGATCGCTCATCCGCCAATGGCTGTGCATGTATTTGAACGGCCCGTCGAGATATTCGGTCTCGATGTGATGCTCATCGGGATGCAGCACCACGCGCGAGCCGAACTTCTCGCGGAACACTTTGAACGAGATCACCAGATCGGCCAGCATCAGGATCGAGCCGTCCGGGCGTTCCTCGCGCGAGCGCACGCGGGCTGCCGAATTCCACGGCAGGAATTTCGGATAGCTCCCCACATCGGCCACCAGATCGTAGATCTGTTGCGCGC contains:
- a CDS encoding phosphatidylglycerophosphatase A gives rise to the protein MLRAINTVGFVGLLKPAPGTWGSLVAVLIGWAIEHWLGFIPLVIATIAVTALGFWSVRAQLGDSEDDPSEIVIDEVAGQWVALLFPAFGFWQRGLSTGVDLHMVWPGPVAAFLLFRLFDIWKPWLVGRADRRHDATGVMLDDIWAGVFAGIVSIILAGLYHIVFLGMMG
- a CDS encoding CinA family protein; translation: MSRASDVLDACKARGLMVATAESCTGGMVAAALTDIPGSSAVVERGFVTYTNDAKREMLGVSAESLDTHGAVSEPVAREMAEGALSHSHAQIAVAITGIAGPGGSVFKPEGRVCFGLAREGTESRVETVEFGALGRDKVREAARDHALALLLSAAQA
- a CDS encoding ammonium transporter — its product is MNAADTAWIMVATALVLLMTLPGLALFYGGLVRARNVLSIFMQCFSIAALMSVLWLLFGYSIAFGDANGYWGGLGKFALLGITPDTLSGSIPEIVFFGFQMTFAIITPALIVGAFVERINYGFVMVFTGLWMLLIYAPVAHWIWGGGIMADGGIWGAVGTKDFAGGIVVHETAGLAALVLALMIGPRAKRTTPPHNPGMVAMGAGLLWVGWFGFNGGSELAADGVAGMAITVTHISAAAASLSWALWERIKFGRASMVGLVTGTIAGLASITPASGFVGPIEALVIGFAAGIICQEFVVLIREKLHVDDSLDVFAVHGVGGIFGTIMIAVFGHGSFVAQLGALAVVGVFTVAGSWVLAMLVRLVFPLRVSDEHETNGLDLSTHGERAYDMNS
- a CDS encoding type II toxin-antitoxin system RatA family toxin; this encodes MPKHHENRVMPYSAQQIYDLVADVGSYPKFLPWNSAARVRSREERPDGSILMLADLVISFKVFREKFGSRVVLHPDEHHIETEYLDGPFKYMHSHWRMSDRDDGSCEVDFHVDFEFKNAILQGVIGVVFNEAMQRIVRAFEKRAEELYGPKG